A single Polyodon spathula isolate WHYD16114869_AA chromosome 6, ASM1765450v1, whole genome shotgun sequence DNA region contains:
- the LOC121316532 gene encoding estradiol 17-beta-dehydrogenase 2-like has protein sequence MAEVIISLILMAMDLWFASILSTLYSVSCFLLVPCICLILIIFLFHQKQVKLARDSSKGTAVVIADRHCGPGYMFAKQLDKMGFTVFAAFHEEKLKNEKINFSSKFTVIKLDITQDEYEKNVKRFIKQSLCRKDVYGSITNPEIILLIENKVSPDLCKSGNKTFWKSPKSALLLLIRKIKGNMHFPFYFVNTIMSPAHIMYSLSKRTLSLIWRNVRL, from the exons ATGGCTGAAGTGATTATTAGTTTAATTCTGATGGCAATGGATCTCTGGTTTGCTTCCATTCTGTCCACTTTGTATTCTGTTAGCTGTTTTTTGTTGGTTCCATGCATTTGTCTGATTCTGATCATTTTTCTCTTTCACCAAAAACAAGTTAAGCTTGCTAGGGACAGTTCAAAAGGCACCGCTGTTGTGATTGCAGACAGACATTGTGGACCTGGATATATGTTTGCTAAACAGCTGGACAAAATGGGATTCACTGTGTTTGCTGCTTTCCATgaagaaaagttaaaaaatgaaaaaataaacttttcaagCAAGTTTACGGTTATCAAGCTTGACATTACTCAGGATGAGTATGAAAAAAATGTGAAGCGTTTCATTAAACAGAGTTTATGCCGAAAAG atgtgtATGGGTCAATTACCAACCCTGAAATTATTCTGTTGATTGAAAACAAAGTGTCTCCAGATCTATGTAAAtcaggaaataaaacattttggaagaGTCCAAAGTCAGCTTTGCTCCTACtaatcagaaaaataaaag GTAACATGCATTTTCCTTTCTACTTTGTGAATACAATCATGAGCCCTGCTCACATCATGTACTCCCTCAGCAAGAGAACACTAAGCTTGATTTGGAGAAATGTTAGACTTTGA